The Megachile rotundata isolate GNS110a chromosome 6, iyMegRotu1, whole genome shotgun sequence nucleotide sequence GCGTTCAGCCGGAAGAGgaatgtttcatatttatatacatattcaaaGCGAGTCTTCTTTTTCTGGCTTTGCCGACGACACTTTTTACCGTCAAGAACGAACGTAGATCCTATTTTGCGAGCAGCGAGGAATACGTTGGGATAGATAACGCCGAAAGAGtcgtttgataaaaatatctgTAAAGCGAGCGTTCGAAACAGACCCTCATCGTTTCTCTATATGAAGAACGGTGACTTCAACAGACATCGCGAAACTTATTTGTCTTCGAGCTATACGAGCTGTCATGCGAACTTCCTCTGGCTTGCGGATTACACCCGTACCTCGAGGATCATAAGTTTCAATGTTGACCATGCACAGAGGAATACTGTCGGAAACGCCTTTGAGGCTGCATCCATCGAATACATTTCCTAATAGAATACTCAACTTCGTAACTATATTACGAATATAATTAAAGCGTTTACCCACTGCctggaattagagaaattttcGTGAACGCTTCAAAGACGAGTTTGTGCAATTTACGACCACGTCACGCGCGAAACTTGTTAACAAAATCTGCTACTTTCTGCAAAAATGACTtctttttggaaaattgggacacACTCGAGTACACCGCTTTATAAAAGTTAGCTAGTTCTCGATGGATCGTTTCGCAAAACTTGGAAACGTTACGGTTCGCTTCTGAAACGAATCGCTTGCCGGAACTTGGAAGCGAGTGATCCCTAAAACGAGAGCAACTCTCGAAATTTCGAACCGGTGTATTTTACGCTTGGTGTACAGGGTGTTGTGTTTAAGTTGAGCGATTTCAATGCAGTATCAATTATTGCagttagaaattaatttatggtaATTTATTTCGGATTCATTCATCTTCGTTAAATATGCAAGCGCTTCCTGTTATTTCCAGTTTTGAAAGTACAGGTTCGTGAAACACTCTGTACTTTCTTGTAAAGTTTCACAAAGACCTACGCAACGCGGTGTTCTCAAAGAGTCCAAGCTCCCGTTTATTTCGATATTAGTCGCGCTCGATCGCGATCTATCAAACTCCTGTCGATAAACCGCTGTCGATTCACGAATAAAGCGAAATGCTCTTGTCGtggtaatttcgaaattgaGCGTCGGATTCCGTGCATAATAACGCCATTGATTCGAGCACGACCATTGAATCGAGCCATCGAAGTGAAGTGATAAATATAATCTCGGCCTGTCTGAAACGTGCACGGAAATCATGAGGGTAATTACGGAGTCGAATGTCGCAAGTTGCTGTGCGGCCATTTATCGATTTTTGTTCAAACGAGAACCTAATTTTAAAGAAGCTACGGGGTTGATGTATCCTGAAATGGATCTGGCAATTGTGGGATGCAAGgagtaaaagtaaaaaatttcgaGTCATGAAATCAAGATCCTAATCTTCTAGAATTCCCACCTCGCAAAGATCTCAATTTCCGAAAGCGTTAAAGTTCTAGAGTCCCAAGTGTTTAAAGTTTGGAAACGGCAGTGCCTGAAAGTTCCAAAGATCTAAAGCCTACGGTgttcaattttcagatttatcgATAACACGGACAAAGTAAACATGTAGACGAGGAAAGAACAATAGAGGAAAAATGGTGGACAAAGGGGAATTGACAAAGACACCCTCACCCTTGAATATCAACGAGGCGATCGAGGGAGAAGTGTTGAACCAAAAGACTGCTAGAAGTAAGTTTCCCAACCCTCCTGGCACTTCTTTTGTCGCGTCgaagtaaaaattcaaattaatcgAAAACAAGTTCTTTCTCATTTGAATTCATTGAAGATTTTTTGTTTGCCAGTACTTAAGAACGATCTTTTGCTATACGAAGCTGTAATTAAGAATGAAGCGGACACCGTTCGCAAGGTGCTCAAAGAAACCGTCGACGTCAACTCGAGGAACAATGTAAGCTACAAGAAAATCGGATTTTCAAGCTTGATAAATTGTTAACGGGTTTGCGATggaacaatcgcgatcacgagAGGAAAGAATCGTGAAGAAGGGGGACCGCAATCGCATCGCGTTTAATTCCAATGCAATTTCTCGATTTAAAATCGAATCTCGCGACAAAGGAGAATGGTTCCGTTGCAAATGGAATCGTTCACTTTACTACACTTCGTTATCTGTAACGCTGTACAATGTACGTTGCGCGATGAAAAGTGCTAGATAAAGTGATGCGGTTGCGGCACGTAACGGCCTCCTTGTCCGACTAAATACGCGATATTTCACTTGGAATTTCGTTGCggtggaaatttaaataaataaggtACTCGCAGTGAATCAAGCGAGCGATAACGATTGCACACAAATctgaatttcttttaaattaaaacataaCATGAGCCACACTCGCATAATTGAAGAGGAAAGATATTATTCATGAACCATCATGATTCTTTCCTGAAATAACACGCGCTAGTAACGATACTACCCTCTGCGTTCTAAGCAATTCATCTGATGTAATACTACACGCTGTAATTTGCATTTATGAACAAACTGATTAAAAATGTAACACCAGTGTACGTTCGTGCAAGTCGccttaataatttaacacgttAGGTAGGGATGctataaattaaacataaacGACTTAGAAAGTATTACTTATTGTTGCGTTAAAggtttaaaataagaaactgaATCATCGTTAACAATTATTGTTATACATTGTCTGACAGCATGTGTCTGAATTTACTGAAGCATTCGTTACTGAAACAGTAAATCTGACCGAATAGGTTAAAACGCACAGAATGCTCTTGTTTAATTAAACGTGAAAATTATGCAGTACGGTAGAGCACCGATTCATTGGGCTGCGTCCAGAGGAAACACAGAGATCATCGAGATGCTGATACAAGCGAAATGTGACATCGAAGCTAAAGACAAGGTAATTGGAAGGTGTTATATGCCAGAATAAACGAATCATTTTGTGCAtttattcaatattaatttcgACTAATAACTACACTTTAATATTGGGTTTCGTGCATGTTATATCGATCGCTTTTATCCGAGATTTGctttaaatttcattgaaaccGGAAACAAACTCGTGGCAGCACGCTGCACAAATTGtgtatgaatttgataaaatgtaattaaatttgtttgcgATGTTTCAAGTTCGGTATGCGTCCATTGCACATGGCCGCGCGGTATGGACACAGGGATGCCGTGAAAATGTTAATCAACGCTGGAGCGAGCGTGTCGGCAATGAATAaggtatttttattacaaaacacAATTTTCAATTGTCCCTATATGAAATCGTATTTCATATCGCGAAACAGAGTCAGAATTTCTTTTTCTATCGGAAAACTCGTTCTTCgactaaaacatttttattgcatTCGAAGTGTTTTACTTGTTAGTAGTTTTACTAAACAAAGAGGCGTGAACATCGCGACAACGTCGACTGCAAAGGCAGTGTTTGTTTGCCACAGAAACAACATACCCTTTTAATGTGCGCTGCTCGGGGCAACAACATTCGTGTCGTCGAATACCTTGCGGAGGCCGTGGAATCGTTGAACGGGGATGCAACGGATTGCACTGGTGCGACTGCACTTCATCATGCAGCCAGTGCTGGTCATCCGGCTATGATAACCGCCCTCTCCAATATATCAAGGATCGAGCTGAATGCCACGGATAAAGTAAGAGCCAAGAGACATCATTATTTCCCTGTAGACGCgagtagaaaaaagaaaaatgttggaAACTGGTAGGACGAAGTCGTAACGAGAACAGTGTTCCACTTTATGATATTCCGATTAATCTTGTAATGGAAATCAATGTTTTGTGCGAGTTCCTTCGCAATTTTGCATCCACAAATTACTACGTCTTGATTTCATAGTTTGTGTAACGCGCCTCGAAATTCATATTAATTCATTTTGATACGAGAATGCAAATATCCACGGAAAAGCGTATGCAAAGAACCTAAGAAACTTCAATTTATGCGGAAACTGGTCCACGGCTTTCCTTTCCGCTCTCGATGTAGATACCGAGAAACTGGGTCTCTGACATTAACTATATTGCCTTCTTATCGCGAAGACAAGTGAAATTCCTGAAGGAGAGAACGTGAACTGTAGCTATACGAATCAAACAGTCCTTTGACGGTATTTTATGGGACTTCGGTTTCTTTGCCGAATCTGACTTTTCGTACAAAGTCACTTTATATCCGACACTGATATTCGATTCGATTCACCTCTGGAGTTTAAGAAAATCGACAGTGTGTCTTCGCTATTGGACGCTGTGTTCGGTGACGATTACACTTTCGTTCTTTAAAATGGTGTTACACGTCGCTCCTCACCAAAATTATATTCAGCAAGAAAGTCTCCCTGCATGATCGATGATGTGACGCTGCTTGAAGCTAATTAACGCCATAAAAAGTTCGCAAATTTCCCAACGATTTTCAGAAAGGACAAACGCCGATACACTGTGCCTGTGCAGAGGAGCATTTGGAAGCTGTCGAGGTTTTAATAGGGCTCGGAGCAAATGTGGACGCCCAGGACAGCGAAGGAAACACCCCGCTACACGTAGCCACGAGAACGAGGCACACAGCCATAGCTCAATTGTTGCTAAAAGCCGGAGCGAACACCGAAATAACTGACGAAGTAAATAACCCCAAAGAAAATTCTGAtactacaaaatatattaaaaatcgaCCACCTTGTTTGCATTTTGTAGATGGGCTTCACTCCGCTGCACGTCGCCGCGAGTCAGGGCTGCAAAGGGATATTAGACTCGATGATTCAACATGGCGCCGCGCTCAACAAACAGTGCAAGGTATTCTCGAGCCATGTTCGAAATCGAACAACTTACCATGGCCACTATTCGGTTTACAGTACGGGAACACGCCTTTGCACTTGGCCTGCCAGAACAACGAAGTAGAAACGGTCGAGATACTGATCAATAAGGGTGTCGATTTGAACTGTTTGAATTCGGTGCGTACAATCGATACTCTTAGTCGGATTTTTATTCATCCGTCGTTTCTTCTGCAGAGACTACAGTCGCCCATTCATATCGCCGCCGAGATGGGACACACGGATATTTGCGAGCTATTGCTTGCAGCAGGTGCGAATATCGAGCAAAGGGAACAGGTGAACACTGATCGTACACCTTCTCTTTCCTTTCCTGCTGTTTCAAAGACGTACATTTTTCACGTATCTGTCGACATAAAATATGACTCCTCTACCTATTCCATGAAACGTGTCATTAGGTACCCAAGAAAGTTTTTACCTAGATTTTCTGCTCGTGCATACGCTTTGCAAAAAAAGCTTTACAAAACCATTTATCTCTATCGATTAAAACGACAAGGACTTTCTGGGTCACCTGCAAGCGCATATTTTGCGATCTCGTTCGATTTCGACGTAATCGAGATAAAATGCATTTCACACCTGCGCTGCGCCACAAATCTGTTATTCTCGAGTTACGATCATCAAACTAGAATTAGTTTTGAAAGTATCGTTCCACGTAGTTTGTTTGCCAAAGTCCGTACGTTGCCATCGGATAGCAACGTTTCGAGCTGATTGAACGTAATCAAAGTAGGCGTCTCTTTGTACCGTGCATGTTAACCCGGGTTTAACGCGACTACGACGGAAGCTGACACGGGTCAACAACGACTTCGTGCAAAGTTTGCACAGACAAGCGTGCACGATCCCAGTGAAATTTGCGAGGACGTTGCTTCAACGAGGAGCATCGAGACGCGACTGGCGTCCTCGTCGTGGTGAACCAGCAACGAAGTTAAAGCAAAGTTGTTCGAAATGTTCGCAGAGCGGCAGAACGCCACTTTATATCGCGGCGAGGGGTAGTTTCACGGCCATCGTTGACATGATCATTAAAACAGCGAGATTGGACTATCCCACACCGGTAAGTGACTCCAAGCAACTTTTTATGGCCGTGTAAAGACTACGCTGGAAGATTACGTCGCTCGGAATCATGTTTTTTCAATGACCAACATGGTATTAGCACTTTGCAACCGGGGTAATTTTAACTTGATAACGACGTAGTTGAAgattgaaaattcctaaatttttaggtAATTGTGTAccaaattatcacgcgttgaacgTGGCAATTTTTAACGCATTCAATTCACGGATACGCTATGAATTAGTATGCGATATATTTCGATGAACAGAATTGTTACGTATGGAACTACCAGGCGTCCAATTACCGCGCTTCGAATTTCTGTGctctgaatcaccacgcgtctaattactacgtatcgaattagtGAATAGTGTATTATCGTACGCTGAATttctacgtgtcgaattaccacgcactgaatttctATGCACcgaaaatttctacgcgtcgaatttctacgatCAAAAATACCACACTTCAAATTTCTGTGCGCtgaaaatttctacgcgtcaaattaccacgcactgaatttctATGCACCGAAAATTTCTACgcactgaatttctacgcgtcgaatttctacgatCAAAATTACCACCCCCCCAAATTTCTGTGCGCtgaaaatttctacgcgccgatttaccacgcactgaatttctATGCACCGAAAATTTCTACGCACTGAATTTCTACGATCAAAATTACCACACTCCAAATTTCTGTGCGCTGCAaatttctacgcatcgaattaccacgtgtcgaatttccACGATCCAAATTACCACACTCCGAATTTCTATGCGCtgaaaatttctacgcgccgaatgttcacgcaccgaatttccacgccccgaattactaCACgcaaaatttctacgtttcgaattaccacgcacagAATATTCCACGTGCCAAATTATCTACACTGATTGACCACGCGCCAAGAGTCGAATTCCCACTCGAAATACGACggtgccgaattaccacgtatcgaattatctCCCTTCGATCGTTTCAGGAAGATTCGACGACCGACAAGGAAATTAGGGATCTGACCCCGGCAAGAAGAAGGTGGCGCGAAGGATCGAGGGGTGGAAGTATCTCCAGTAACACCAGCGGTCTTCCGGAATATGTTCGATCGGTTCTCTGGAAATTAGCCTATAAGCAACTAGGTCCCGAAGACTGGAAGAAGCTGGCACTGCACTGGGCTTTCACACAGGATCAGATTCGAGCTATCGAGCATCAGTACACGGGTAAAATAATCTGCTTGAATTAATTTGCGTTTCGCTTTGAAATTCGAATGAGAAAGTATCGAATATTCGTTGAAAAGCTACGATGGTTATTTTGTACCTTGACGTTTCCTGCGTAAACCGAGAGCAGCTTTATGAAAAGGACGATAAAGCTCCTATTATAGGTCCTTCGAGCTACAAGGAACACGGTTTCCGGATGCTGATGATATGGGCTTCGGGATtgaatcctgaaattcctataACGAAAGAACTCTGTGATGCTCTGTTTGCGGTAGATAAAAAGTCTATCGCGGGTATGTACAAGTTAAAAGCCATTTCAGCGGTGTTTCCTGTGGAACGTCGATGAGAAGTGATTTCTGAAAATGATTACAGAGTCTGTTCGCAAGCACATGGACCAGGAGAAAGAGGGGAAAATGAAGACGAATAAACAGAGATGCCATAAATGCTCCATCGCGTAAATCTACCGGGTTGCTATTTCGTTTAAAAGCGCGAGATTAAAGGATAAGAACTTTGAAGGACGGGGAAAGGGACTTTCATAGAGAAAGTTTTAGCGGCACGTTGTGACATATCTCTA carries:
- the LOC100882118 gene encoding uncharacterized protein LOC100882118 isoform X2; its protein translation is MVDKGELTKTPSPLNINEAIEGEVLNQKTARILKNDLLLYEAVIKNEADTVRKVLKETVDVNSRNNYGRAPIHWAASRGNTEIIEMLIQAKCDIEAKDKFGMRPLHMAARYGHRDAVKMLINAGASVSAMNKKQHTLLMCAARGNNIRVVEYLAEAVESLNGDATDCTGATALHHAASAGHPAMITALSNISRIELNATDKKGQTPIHCACAEEHLEAVEVLIGLGANVDAQDSEGNTPLHVATRTRHTAIAQLLLKAGANTEITDEMGFTPLHVAASQGCKGILDSMIQHGAALNKQCKYGNTPLHLACQNNEVETVEILINKGVDLNCLNSVRTIDTLSRIFIHPSFLLQRLQSPIHIAAEMGHTDICELLLAAGANIEQREQLTRVNNDFVQSLHRQACTIPVKFARTLLQRGASRRDWRPRRGEPATKLKQSCSKCSQSGRTPLYIAARGSFTAIVDMIIKTARLDYPTPEDSTTDKEIRDLTPARRRWREGSRGGSISSNTSGLPEYVRSVLWKLAYKQLGPEDWKKLALHWAFTQDQIRAIEHQYTGPSSYKEHGFRMLMIWASGLNPEIPITKELCDALFAVDKKSIAESVRKHMDQEKEGKMKTNKQRCHKCSIA
- the LOC100882118 gene encoding uncharacterized protein LOC100882118 isoform X7, with the protein product MVDKGELTKTPSPLNINEAIEGEVLNQKTARILKNDLLLYEAVIKNEADTVRKVLKETVDVNSRNNYGRAPIHWAASRGNTEIIEMLIQAKCDIEAKDKFGMRPLHMAARYGHRDAVKMLINAGASVSAMNKKQHTLLMCAARGNNIRVVEYLAEAVESLNGDATDCTGATALHHAASAGHPAMITALSNISRIELNATDKKGQTPIHCACAEEHLEAVEVLIGLGANVDAQDSEGNTPLHVATRTRHTAIAQLLLKAGANTEITDEMGFTPLHVAASQGCKGILDSMIQHGAALNKQCKYGNTPLHLACQNNEVETVEILINKGVDLNCLNSRLQSPIHIAAEMGHTDICELLLAAGANIEQREQSGRTPLYIAARGSFTAIVDMIIKTARLDYPTPEDSTTDKEIRDLTPARRRWREGSRGGSISSNTSGLPEYVRSVLWKLAYKQLGPEDWKKLALHWAFTQDQIRAIEHQYTGPSSYKEHGFRMLMIWASGLNPEIPITKELCDALFAVDKKSIAESVRKHMDQEKEGKMKTNKQRCHKCSIA
- the LOC100882118 gene encoding uncharacterized protein LOC100882118 isoform X6, giving the protein MVDKGELTKTPSPLNINEAIEGEVLNQKTARILKNDLLLYEAVIKNEADTVRKVLKETVDVNSRNNYGRAPIHWAASRGNTEIIEMLIQAKCDIEAKDKFGMRPLHMAARYGHRDAVKMLINAGASVSAMNKKQHTLLMCAARGNNIRVVEYLAEAVESLNGDATDCTGATALHHAASAGHPAMITALSNISRIELNATDKKGQTPIHCACAEEHLEAVEVLIGLGANVDAQDSEGNTPLHVATRTRHTAIAQLLLKAGANTEITDEMGFTPLHVAASQGCKGILDSMIQHGAALNKQCKYGNTPLHLACQNNEVETVEILINKGVDLNCLNSRLQSPIHIAAEMGHTDICELLLAAGANIEQREQSGRTPLYIAARGSFTAIVDMIIKTARLDYPTPEDSTTDKEIRDLTPARRRWREGSRGGSISSNTSGLPEYVRSVLWKLAYKQLGPEDWKKLALHWAFTQDQIRAIEHQYTAPIIGPSSYKEHGFRMLMIWASGLNPEIPITKELCDALFAVDKKSIAESVRKHMDQEKEGKMKTNKQRCHKCSIA
- the LOC100882118 gene encoding uncharacterized protein LOC100882118 isoform X4, which translates into the protein MVDKGELTKTPSPLNINEAIEGEVLNQKTARILKNDLLLYEAVIKNEADTVRKVLKETVDVNSRNNYGRAPIHWAASRGNTEIIEMLIQAKCDIEAKDKFGMRPLHMAARYGHRDAVKMLINAGASVSAMNKKQHTLLMCAARGNNIRVVEYLAEAVESLNGDATDCTGATALHHAASAGHPAMITALSNISRIELNATDKKGQTPIHCACAEEHLEAVEVLIGLGANVDAQDSEGNTPLHVATRTRHTAIAQLLLKAGANTEITDEMGFTPLHVAASQGCKGILDSMIQHGAALNKQCKYGNTPLHLACQNNEVETVEILINKGVDLNCLNSVRTIDTLSRIFIHPSFLLQRLQSPIHIAAEMGHTDICELLLAAGANIEQREQSGRTPLYIAARGSFTAIVDMIIKTARLDYPTPEDSTTDKEIRDLTPARRRWREGSRGGSISSNTSGLPEYVRSVLWKLAYKQLGPEDWKKLALHWAFTQDQIRAIEHQYTAPIIGPSSYKEHGFRMLMIWASGLNPEIPITKELCDALFAVDKKSIAESVRKHMDQEKEGKMKTNKQRCHKCSIA
- the LOC100882118 gene encoding uncharacterized protein LOC100882118 isoform X5, coding for MVDKGELTKTPSPLNINEAIEGEVLNQKTARILKNDLLLYEAVIKNEADTVRKVLKETVDVNSRNNYGRAPIHWAASRGNTEIIEMLIQAKCDIEAKDKFGMRPLHMAARYGHRDAVKMLINAGASVSAMNKKQHTLLMCAARGNNIRVVEYLAEAVESLNGDATDCTGATALHHAASAGHPAMITALSNISRIELNATDKKGQTPIHCACAEEHLEAVEVLIGLGANVDAQDSEGNTPLHVATRTRHTAIAQLLLKAGANTEITDEMGFTPLHVAASQGCKGILDSMIQHGAALNKQCKYGNTPLHLACQNNEVETVEILINKGVDLNCLNSVRTIDTLSRIFIHPSFLLQRLQSPIHIAAEMGHTDICELLLAAGANIEQREQLTRVNNDFVQSLHRQACTIPVKFARTLLQRGASRRDWRPRRGEPATKLKQSCSKCSQSGRTPLYIAARGSFTAIVDMIIKTARLDYPTPEDSTTDKEIRDLTPARRRWREGSRGGSISSNTSGLPEYVRSVLWKLAYKQLGPEDWKKLALHWAFTQDQIRAIEHQYTAL
- the LOC100882118 gene encoding uncharacterized protein LOC100882118 isoform X1, with the translated sequence MVDKGELTKTPSPLNINEAIEGEVLNQKTARILKNDLLLYEAVIKNEADTVRKVLKETVDVNSRNNYGRAPIHWAASRGNTEIIEMLIQAKCDIEAKDKFGMRPLHMAARYGHRDAVKMLINAGASVSAMNKKQHTLLMCAARGNNIRVVEYLAEAVESLNGDATDCTGATALHHAASAGHPAMITALSNISRIELNATDKKGQTPIHCACAEEHLEAVEVLIGLGANVDAQDSEGNTPLHVATRTRHTAIAQLLLKAGANTEITDEMGFTPLHVAASQGCKGILDSMIQHGAALNKQCKYGNTPLHLACQNNEVETVEILINKGVDLNCLNSVRTIDTLSRIFIHPSFLLQRLQSPIHIAAEMGHTDICELLLAAGANIEQREQLTRVNNDFVQSLHRQACTIPVKFARTLLQRGASRRDWRPRRGEPATKLKQSCSKCSQSGRTPLYIAARGSFTAIVDMIIKTARLDYPTPEDSTTDKEIRDLTPARRRWREGSRGGSISSNTSGLPEYVRSVLWKLAYKQLGPEDWKKLALHWAFTQDQIRAIEHQYTAPIIGPSSYKEHGFRMLMIWASGLNPEIPITKELCDALFAVDKKSIAESVRKHMDQEKEGKMKTNKQRCHKCSIA
- the LOC100882118 gene encoding uncharacterized protein LOC100882118 isoform X3, yielding MVDKGELTKTPSPLNINEAIEGEVLNQKTARILKNDLLLYEAVIKNEADTVRKVLKETVDVNSRNNYGRAPIHWAASRGNTEIIEMLIQAKCDIEAKDKFGMRPLHMAARYGHRDAVKMLINAGASVSAMNKKQHTLLMCAARGNNIRVVEYLAEAVESLNGDATDCTGATALHHAASAGHPAMITALSNISRIELNATDKKGQTPIHCACAEEHLEAVEVLIGLGANVDAQDSEGNTPLHVATRTRHTAIAQLLLKAGANTEITDEMGFTPLHVAASQGCKGILDSMIQHGAALNKQCKYGNTPLHLACQNNEVETVEILINKGVDLNCLNSRLQSPIHIAAEMGHTDICELLLAAGANIEQREQLTRVNNDFVQSLHRQACTIPVKFARTLLQRGASRRDWRPRRGEPATKLKQSCSKCSQSGRTPLYIAARGSFTAIVDMIIKTARLDYPTPEDSTTDKEIRDLTPARRRWREGSRGGSISSNTSGLPEYVRSVLWKLAYKQLGPEDWKKLALHWAFTQDQIRAIEHQYTAPIIGPSSYKEHGFRMLMIWASGLNPEIPITKELCDALFAVDKKSIAESVRKHMDQEKEGKMKTNKQRCHKCSIA